A window of Desulfatirhabdium butyrativorans DSM 18734 contains these coding sequences:
- a CDS encoding TRAP transporter large permease — MTILALFSLLFLLIVLGMPIALAIGIPAIGILMTPGVFPAGVPISALGQTIVQLLFAGVDSFELLAVPLFMMAGSIMESGGISRRIIEFSDNLVGWAPGGLACACIVASMFFAGISGSAAADAAAIGAVVIPAMIRQGYPPAFAGAVVAAGGSIGVIIPPSIPMVIYGFLTNDSIARLFAGGVLVGVLMATLFILVIIAISLVKGYGKRHSFSPSRLMASFRNAFWALGAPVIVLGGILFGVVTVTEAAALAVFYALFISVFIYRELKWASLPRLIVRSQITAAAILFIIAMAKVFTWLVAMKQAGPMIAAAIAHLGLPGWGMLILVMVGLLVVGCVMETTAALLLLVPVLAGFVAQMGIDPIQFGVLVVVNLAIGMLTPPLGICLFVSCSIAGVSLGEIAKSVAPFVGAAILGLGLIGLIPGITLWLPSWVYG; from the coding sequence ATGACCATACTGGCGCTCTTCAGTCTGCTCTTCCTGTTGATCGTTCTCGGGATGCCGATCGCCCTGGCCATCGGTATTCCGGCCATCGGCATCCTGATGACGCCCGGCGTGTTCCCTGCTGGCGTGCCGATTTCCGCACTCGGACAAACCATCGTACAGCTCCTGTTTGCAGGTGTCGATTCTTTCGAGCTGTTGGCGGTTCCGCTGTTTATGATGGCCGGATCGATCATGGAAAGCGGCGGCATTTCGAGACGCATCATCGAATTTTCCGACAATCTGGTAGGCTGGGCTCCCGGCGGACTTGCCTGCGCCTGCATCGTGGCATCGATGTTTTTTGCGGGCATATCGGGTTCTGCGGCAGCCGATGCTGCAGCCATTGGCGCGGTTGTCATTCCGGCCATGATCCGGCAGGGGTATCCACCGGCTTTTGCAGGGGCGGTCGTTGCAGCGGGCGGCTCCATCGGCGTGATCATCCCACCATCCATTCCCATGGTCATCTATGGTTTTCTGACCAACGATTCCATTGCAAGGCTTTTTGCCGGTGGGGTACTGGTTGGGGTTCTGATGGCCACCCTGTTTATTCTGGTCATTATTGCCATCTCGCTTGTCAAGGGTTATGGGAAACGGCATTCTTTCTCGCCGTCCCGACTGATGGCGTCGTTCCGGAACGCCTTTTGGGCACTCGGTGCTCCGGTTATCGTTTTGGGCGGCATTCTTTTCGGAGTGGTCACAGTGACCGAAGCGGCCGCTCTTGCCGTGTTCTATGCCCTTTTTATCAGCGTTTTCATCTACCGGGAACTGAAGTGGGCGTCTCTGCCCCGCTTGATTGTGCGAAGCCAGATCACCGCAGCAGCCATCCTGTTCATCATCGCCATGGCCAAGGTGTTCACGTGGCTTGTCGCCATGAAACAGGCGGGGCCGATGATCGCGGCCGCAATCGCCCATCTCGGACTTCCGGGTTGGGGGATGCTGATCCTGGTGATGGTGGGATTGCTCGTTGTCGGCTGCGTGATGGAGACAACTGCGGCGCTGCTGCTGCTTGTGCCGGTTCTGGCCGGATTTGTCGCTCAGATGGGGATCGACCCGATACAGTTCGGTGTGCTCGTCGTGGTGAACCTGGCCATCGGCATGCTGACGCCGCCGCTGGGAATATGTTTGTTTGTCAGCTGCAGCATCGCAGGCGTTTCATTGGGAGAGATCGCAAAAAGCGTTGCGCCCTTTGTGGGGGCGGCCATTCTGG
- a CDS encoding TRAP transporter small permease — MNPSSNRPVKPSLLQQLSLWLDRIVEILLLVMGIVIGCVLFAQVLFRFLGHSLGWSEELSRQLLVAITFLGGSSAYKKAGFIGLKGIGERLGAGGRRAVLWLLQGLSFACFGLIAWFGCWYTIKAWEQTSTALEIPMSIPYAVIPLSAFIMLIHVLADMQHGNDIP; from the coding sequence GTGAACCCCTCATCGAATCGGCCGGTCAAACCATCATTGCTTCAGCAGTTGAGCCTGTGGCTGGATCGCATCGTTGAAATCCTGCTTCTGGTCATGGGTATTGTCATCGGCTGCGTATTGTTCGCCCAGGTGCTGTTTCGATTTTTGGGCCACAGCCTTGGTTGGAGCGAAGAACTCAGCAGGCAACTATTGGTTGCCATCACGTTTTTGGGTGGCAGTTCGGCCTATAAGAAGGCGGGCTTTATTGGGCTGAAGGGCATCGGGGAGCGGCTGGGAGCAGGAGGCAGGAGGGCGGTTCTCTGGTTGTTGCAAGGCCTCAGCTTTGCCTGTTTTGGCCTGATTGCCTGGTTTGGCTGCTGGTATACGATCAAGGCCTGGGAACAGACCAGCACCGCACTTGAAATTCCTATGTCCATTCCCTATGCCGTGATTCCCTTATCGGCATTCATCATGCTGATTCACGTACTTGCCGATATGCAGCATGGGAACGATATCCCATGA
- a CDS encoding DctP family TRAP transporter solute-binding subunit: MKKGIFFILFVFAMLIHGSILSAATTVNIATVTNPDFVHVKAANWFGEELNQRLPGKYAVAVHHSGALGSETQVLQQIQLGTTQMSICTTGPVETFVPEIKALEMPFIFPSYEVADKVLDGAVGKELARKFEKAGFVALHFLDNGFRDLTNGKRPVKTPADAKGLKIRTMESPTHLAIWRAIGANPTPMAWPIFTALQQGVIDGQENPIAVIYAAKLIEAGQKYLTLSRHVYSALVIVANKGFIDALPETDRKAFFDAARVASLKGRAFIRENEAGQLTKLEAAGMQVEANPDIQAFQKATAPVIEGAPAEVKKLVQEIRAASAR; encoded by the coding sequence ATGAAAAAAGGAATATTTTTCATTTTGTTCGTTTTCGCAATGCTGATCCATGGCTCAATTTTATCTGCAGCAACCACCGTTAACATTGCCACCGTAACCAATCCGGATTTTGTCCATGTCAAGGCCGCCAACTGGTTCGGGGAAGAGTTGAACCAACGGTTGCCGGGAAAGTACGCCGTTGCCGTGCACCATTCGGGCGCTTTGGGAAGCGAAACGCAGGTGTTGCAACAGATTCAACTCGGCACAACGCAGATGTCCATCTGCACGACAGGACCGGTCGAGACATTTGTCCCGGAAATCAAGGCGCTTGAAATGCCGTTCATTTTCCCTTCCTATGAGGTTGCTGACAAGGTTCTTGACGGAGCTGTCGGCAAGGAGCTTGCCAGAAAATTCGAAAAAGCGGGTTTTGTGGCTTTGCATTTTCTCGACAATGGTTTTCGGGATCTGACCAACGGCAAAAGACCCGTAAAAACCCCGGCTGATGCCAAGGGGCTCAAAATCCGAACGATGGAATCCCCGACGCACCTGGCTATCTGGCGGGCCATCGGCGCAAACCCCACTCCAATGGCATGGCCCATTTTCACCGCCTTGCAGCAAGGCGTCATCGATGGTCAGGAAAACCCCATCGCGGTCATTTATGCCGCAAAGCTGATTGAAGCCGGACAGAAATATCTGACGTTGTCGCGGCATGTATATTCTGCGCTGGTGATTGTTGCGAACAAGGGGTTTATCGATGCGCTTCCGGAAACGGATCGCAAAGCCTTTTTCGATGCGGCAAGAGTGGCAAGCCTGAAGGGCAGGGCATTCATTCGGGAGAACGAAGCCGGTCAACTGACCAAACTCGAGGCGGCAGGCATGCAGGTGGAGGCCAATCCCGATATTCAGGCTTTCCAGAAGGCAACGGCTCCAGTCATTGAAGGCGCACCGGCCGAGGTGAAGAAACTCGTCCAGGAAATTCGTGCTGCTTCAGCCCGTTGA
- a CDS encoding DMT family transporter, with protein MMSSHSRGLFMIGITALLWGVLAIVLQYSLHFLSVNAIIWFRFLLACIFLIIYYAIRDPSAFVILARPPILGIIAGICISGNYYGFTVGLDLTTPSNAQILIQLSPLLVAAIGIFYFKERLTRLQVLGFSIAAIGFILFYWDQIHHLVTTQDRYFKGNLWVFFAAVCWAVFAVCQKVLLRIWTPLQTNLLFYIVASLLFTPYVNFKEFLNLTEWTQWAALIFMAANTLIAYAALAEALRLLPANQVSAIIVLNPLITLAVAAELSRRQISWMPAENISLLGYLGALGLLIGVGFVVKKQ; from the coding sequence ATGATGTCATCCCATTCCCGCGGTCTTTTCATGATCGGCATCACCGCCCTGCTGTGGGGTGTACTTGCCATTGTTCTCCAATACAGCCTCCATTTTCTGAGCGTCAATGCCATCATCTGGTTTCGATTCCTGCTGGCATGCATCTTTCTGATCATCTATTACGCCATTCGGGACCCGAGCGCATTCGTCATTCTGGCTCGTCCCCCGATACTGGGCATCATCGCGGGCATCTGCATCTCCGGCAATTACTACGGATTCACTGTCGGCCTTGACCTGACCACGCCGTCCAACGCACAGATTCTGATCCAGCTGTCTCCCCTGCTGGTGGCAGCCATTGGCATCTTCTATTTCAAGGAACGCCTGACCAGGCTCCAAGTTCTGGGATTTTCGATTGCCGCCATCGGTTTTATCCTGTTTTACTGGGACCAGATTCATCATTTGGTCACCACGCAGGATCGCTACTTCAAAGGCAATCTCTGGGTCTTTTTTGCGGCTGTCTGCTGGGCCGTTTTCGCCGTATGCCAGAAAGTTCTGCTTCGGATATGGACGCCGCTTCAGACGAATCTGCTGTTTTACATCGTCGCTTCTTTGCTCTTTACGCCCTATGTCAATTTCAAGGAATTTCTGAATCTGACCGAATGGACCCAGTGGGCCGCCCTGATTTTCATGGCCGCAAACACCCTGATCGCCTACGCTGCGCTGGCTGAAGCGCTCCGCTTGCTTCCAGCAAACCAGGTCAGCGCCATCATCGTGCTGAATCCGCTGATCACGCTGGCTGTCGCAGCAGAGCTGAGCCGGAGACAGATCAGTTGGATGCCTGCAGAGAACATTTCGCTGCTGGGTTATCTGGGTGCGCTTGGGTTGTTGATCGGGGTCGGGTTTGTCGTCAAAAAGCAATGA
- a CDS encoding pyridoxal phosphate-dependent aminotransferase gives MNSIKMFSKRSSWKSDPNRLMAQLERLRSDGMEIIHLIETNPTRCGLIYDTEGICRAVSKNNILQYRPNPKGDPECRRAVQSYYETFGKHVSADQMFLTSSTSEAYSFLFKLLCDPGDQILVPKPSYPLFDVLATLDDVTLASYPLVYCQKDAEWRIDLEALYDAIGHRCKGIVIVSPNNPTGSYVKAEEIERIEAYCERFGLCLIIDEVFLDFDAVDCDPSSSMTCVGRSRVPTFVLSGLSKICALPQMKLGWIVTSGPDGLMQEMNDRLEWISDAYLSVSASAQAAAPWLLSERGGIQDQLKARIERNHRALSQSGLTDSKAFLYGREGGWYALLGVHSSTSDEAICCRLLEEQHVMVHPGYFYDIEAPDPVLVISLICAADQFDEGIQRMLRCLRSG, from the coding sequence TTGAACTCGATCAAGATGTTTTCCAAACGAAGCAGCTGGAAATCCGATCCGAACCGGCTGATGGCCCAGCTCGAACGCCTTCGGTCCGATGGCATGGAGATCATCCATCTGATCGAGACCAATCCGACCCGGTGCGGTCTGATTTACGACACGGAAGGAATTTGCAGGGCGGTATCCAAGAACAACATCCTGCAATACCGGCCGAACCCGAAAGGAGACCCGGAGTGCAGACGGGCCGTGCAGTCCTACTACGAAACCTTTGGAAAACATGTGAGCGCCGACCAGATGTTTCTCACATCCAGTACGAGCGAGGCATATTCCTTCCTGTTCAAGCTGCTCTGCGATCCAGGCGATCAGATTCTCGTCCCCAAACCCTCGTATCCCCTGTTCGATGTTCTGGCAACTCTCGATGACGTTACACTCGCCTCCTATCCCCTGGTCTATTGTCAGAAAGATGCGGAATGGCGGATCGATCTGGAGGCGCTCTACGATGCCATCGGCCACAGGTGCAAGGGCATCGTGATCGTCAGTCCCAACAATCCGACGGGCTCCTACGTCAAGGCGGAAGAAATCGAACGGATCGAGGCCTATTGCGAGCGATTCGGTCTGTGTCTCATCATCGACGAGGTGTTCCTGGATTTCGATGCGGTGGATTGTGACCCATCTTCCAGCATGACATGTGTCGGACGCAGCCGCGTTCCGACGTTTGTTCTGAGCGGGCTATCCAAAATTTGCGCATTGCCGCAAATGAAACTCGGGTGGATCGTCACTTCCGGTCCGGATGGATTGATGCAAGAAATGAATGATCGGCTGGAATGGATTTCCGATGCCTACCTGTCTGTTTCGGCCTCGGCGCAGGCTGCGGCGCCGTGGCTGCTTTCGGAGCGGGGCGGCATTCAGGACCAGCTCAAGGCCCGCATCGAACGCAATCACCGAGCCCTTTCCCAATCAGGCTTAACCGATTCGAAGGCGTTCCTGTACGGCAGGGAAGGGGGATGGTATGCCCTGCTTGGCGTACATTCATCGACATCGGATGAAGCCATTTGCTGCAGACTTCTGGAAGAGCAGCACGTTATGGTTCATCCCGGGTATTTCTACGATATCGAGGCACCTGATCCGGTGCTCGTTATCAGCCTGATCTGTGCTGCGGATCAATTCGACGAAGGGATTCAGCGGATGCTGCGGTGCCTTCGGTCAGGGTAA
- the cas6 gene encoding CRISPR system precrRNA processing endoribonuclease RAMP protein Cas6: MEAIPHPKTFFGNLSIAVYQIAVKLDHPSRQEAAPTAPNCAAAQAAASPIQSSMYWGSAWRGLLGWELQRLLCPFPKRPQCKQCLIRESCPYFRLMEDQSNVSGIQEMPRGYVLYPTVNGSNDSLQLYLTLFGTFIRYAPAVLKALQCGETTGIGASRTPYRLMGISEILPKEPAKTIALDFDGVMDFGCGAPLADWVPKDIAAHQAISCRLATPVRLRRKGKYLGQMDWPYFFASLIRRIESLELLFASGKPLGKERFVKLAAQFSGLHPKSESLAWHEYSRWSNRQHKKVPMGGLVGDAAFDDSCQWLYPWLALAEIVHVGKGASMGLGKIETGTSSHGSSP; this comes from the coding sequence ATGGAGGCGATTCCACATCCAAAAACTTTTTTTGGTAACCTGTCCATAGCGGTTTACCAGATTGCCGTCAAATTGGATCACCCATCCCGGCAAGAGGCGGCACCGACCGCTCCCAATTGCGCTGCCGCTCAAGCCGCCGCATCTCCGATACAGAGCAGCATGTATTGGGGGTCTGCCTGGCGCGGTCTTCTGGGCTGGGAACTTCAGCGTCTGCTTTGCCCGTTCCCGAAACGGCCGCAATGCAAGCAATGTCTCATTCGGGAAAGTTGCCCCTATTTTCGCCTGATGGAAGATCAAAGCAATGTTTCCGGGATTCAGGAAATGCCCCGGGGCTATGTGCTGTATCCAACAGTCAATGGGTCCAATGACAGCCTCCAGCTTTACCTCACGTTGTTCGGCACCTTTATCCGGTATGCCCCGGCAGTGTTGAAAGCCCTGCAATGCGGCGAAACAACAGGAATCGGCGCATCCAGAACCCCCTATCGTTTGATGGGTATATCCGAAATTCTGCCGAAAGAACCGGCAAAAACCATTGCACTCGATTTCGATGGCGTAATGGATTTCGGTTGCGGGGCACCCCTGGCCGATTGGGTGCCAAAAGACATCGCAGCGCACCAGGCGATTTCCTGCCGATTGGCCACACCCGTCCGTTTGCGCCGCAAAGGAAAATACCTCGGACAGATGGATTGGCCCTATTTTTTTGCGAGTCTGATCCGCCGCATCGAAAGTCTGGAGCTGCTCTTCGCCTCTGGGAAGCCCCTGGGAAAGGAGCGTTTCGTGAAACTTGCAGCGCAATTTTCCGGATTGCATCCGAAGTCCGAATCGTTGGCATGGCATGAATACAGCCGCTGGTCCAACCGGCAACACAAGAAAGTACCGATGGGCGGCCTTGTCGGCGATGCCGCCTTCGATGACAGTTGTCAATGGCTCTATCCCTGGCTTGCCCTCGCCGAAATCGTCCATGTCGGCAAAGGCGCATCGATGGGTTTGGGGAAGATTGAAACGGGAACCTCGAGCCATGGTTCATCTCCGTAA
- the cas10 gene encoding type III-A CRISPR-associated protein Cas10/Csm1: protein MKDEKIHWIVLSGLLHDVGKLLERAEIFPQARNDPHYLSFCRDSNGHPTHLHAAHTAAFCDWLEARFDCLRTHTDKSWKIWCAAHHRDDETGFEASVIRIADRLSSSERETGEYYKRDIHKKTLLEPVLERVCLQENTDNTATHHRIALCAQSLDPDGIFPKGASELQLVRSENPEAGFDDPSRWNHMLAGQPLTEPYKTLADGLMNEIEALAKKHPDIDLADLTATLTTFLEMYTVNVPSATNLRHPDISLFDHLRTTASIAQGLYLYQSDRNHPKQDIENKADPKWALVCGDFSGIQKFIYNLTNKGAAKGLRGRSFYVQLFCRIACDFILRKAGLSRAAILYNSGGKFYLLAPNTAREDILKARSLINDWLLSEFYGSVFLGIGMSPVTGVMFEQGKMSTAWKEVAEALERDRLTRFRENMGPQFFEPDTGFNPVTSCAVCGSRILKPDAPKCDSCERLEKIGAWIKDMDAVLVVWGNSVESDRIERAANIRSFIRIEKLGVSVFLVSREKLAELATIRGIDGECLMMSGAIQNARLTSVAMPACSLSMLHLGKWDSERNIRQNGDEWDFEDYAENAEGIKRLGILRMDVDNLGSVFIDGLRWPERDRNGWGDIILENGQSKLKTMASISRMATLSRQLHLFFAGYVPALLDQDRFNRAQIVYAGGDDLFVLGSWDQLPSLAETIREDFRRFCCHNPDMSISGGITLHGGRFPIYKGAQMAGEAEHAAKAVRRRWSSEEKTDIRKDGFCFLGTPIVWEDMGAVRSLHHLLEKEVKEDHGWLGYLMQMTAANQIWVEKVIKTKGLSWADAWQELAYQSWRWRTAYQLKRRFGKDDRTIETWANLLFNDRYDNHDPEKETTLPVYNWLSLPLRWTDYLHRSKGGK, encoded by the coding sequence ATGAAAGACGAGAAGATTCACTGGATCGTTCTTTCGGGCTTGTTGCACGACGTGGGCAAGCTGCTGGAGCGGGCGGAAATTTTTCCGCAAGCCCGAAACGATCCGCACTACCTGTCGTTTTGCAGGGATTCAAACGGCCATCCCACCCACCTGCATGCGGCACACACGGCGGCTTTTTGCGACTGGCTGGAGGCGCGGTTCGACTGCCTGCGCACGCATACCGACAAGAGCTGGAAAATCTGGTGCGCCGCCCATCACCGGGACGACGAAACGGGTTTCGAAGCAAGCGTCATTCGCATTGCAGATCGGCTTTCTTCGAGCGAACGGGAAACCGGCGAATACTACAAGCGGGACATCCACAAGAAAACCCTGCTCGAACCGGTGCTGGAACGGGTCTGCCTCCAGGAAAACACGGACAATACGGCGACGCACCACCGGATTGCGCTTTGCGCCCAGAGCCTCGACCCGGATGGAATTTTCCCAAAGGGCGCCTCAGAACTCCAGCTTGTCCGCTCCGAAAATCCGGAGGCCGGATTCGACGATCCATCCCGATGGAACCACATGCTGGCCGGGCAGCCCTTGACAGAACCATACAAAACACTCGCCGATGGGCTGATGAACGAAATCGAGGCCCTGGCCAAAAAGCATCCGGACATTGACCTGGCTGATCTCACGGCGACACTGACGACATTTCTGGAGATGTATACCGTTAACGTCCCATCCGCAACCAACCTGCGCCATCCGGATATTTCCCTGTTCGACCACTTGCGTACTACCGCATCCATTGCGCAGGGATTGTATCTGTATCAGTCGGATCGAAACCATCCAAAACAGGACATCGAAAACAAGGCTGATCCCAAATGGGCGCTCGTTTGCGGGGATTTTTCGGGAATCCAGAAATTCATCTACAACCTGACCAACAAGGGGGCTGCAAAGGGACTTCGGGGAAGATCGTTTTACGTGCAGCTCTTCTGCCGCATCGCGTGTGATTTTATCCTTCGCAAAGCCGGGTTGAGCCGGGCCGCAATACTCTACAATTCCGGCGGCAAATTCTACCTGCTGGCGCCCAACACCGCTCGAGAGGATATCCTGAAGGCCAGAAGTCTCATCAATGACTGGCTGCTTTCGGAATTTTACGGTTCGGTTTTCCTCGGCATCGGCATGAGCCCAGTTACAGGCGTGATGTTCGAGCAGGGAAAGATGTCCACGGCCTGGAAGGAAGTGGCCGAAGCCCTGGAAAGGGATCGGCTGACCCGATTCAGGGAAAACATGGGGCCGCAATTTTTCGAGCCGGATACCGGTTTCAATCCGGTCACAAGCTGCGCTGTTTGCGGCAGCCGCATTCTGAAGCCGGATGCGCCCAAATGCGATTCCTGCGAAAGGCTGGAAAAAATCGGCGCATGGATCAAGGACATGGATGCCGTTCTGGTTGTCTGGGGAAATTCAGTCGAATCGGATCGGATCGAACGGGCGGCAAACATCAGATCCTTTATCCGGATCGAAAAGCTCGGGGTATCGGTTTTTCTGGTTTCCCGGGAAAAGCTCGCCGAACTCGCAACCATCAGGGGTATCGATGGTGAGTGCCTGATGATGAGCGGTGCAATCCAGAATGCCAGACTGACATCGGTGGCCATGCCGGCCTGCTCCCTGTCCATGCTCCATCTGGGCAAGTGGGACAGTGAGCGAAATATCCGACAGAACGGCGATGAATGGGATTTCGAAGATTACGCTGAAAATGCGGAGGGGATCAAACGCCTCGGCATTCTTCGGATGGATGTGGACAATCTCGGATCGGTTTTCATCGACGGACTTCGCTGGCCGGAGCGGGATCGAAACGGCTGGGGCGACATCATCCTCGAAAATGGACAGTCGAAGCTCAAGACCATGGCCTCCATCTCCCGGATGGCCACCCTGTCCCGGCAATTGCATCTGTTCTTTGCCGGGTATGTGCCCGCCCTGCTCGACCAGGATCGGTTCAACCGTGCTCAGATCGTTTATGCTGGCGGAGACGACCTGTTCGTTCTCGGCTCCTGGGACCAGTTGCCGTCCCTGGCGGAGACCATCCGGGAGGATTTTCGGCGCTTCTGCTGCCACAATCCGGATATGTCCATCTCCGGAGGCATCACGCTGCATGGCGGCAGGTTTCCCATCTACAAGGGCGCCCAGATGGCTGGCGAAGCCGAACATGCAGCCAAGGCTGTCCGAAGGAGATGGTCTTCCGAAGAAAAAACCGATATCCGCAAGGACGGATTCTGCTTCCTTGGAACCCCTATCGTCTGGGAAGACATGGGGGCCGTGCGAAGCCTGCATCACCTGCTCGAAAAAGAAGTGAAGGAGGATCACGGCTGGCTGGGTTATCTGATGCAGATGACCGCCGCCAATCAGATCTGGGTTGAAAAAGTGATCAAAACGAAAGGGTTATCCTGGGCTGATGCCTGGCAGGAGCTGGCTTATCAATCCTGGCGCTGGCGAACGGCCTATCAGTTGAAGCGTCGATTTGGCAAAGATGATCGAACGATTGAAACCTGGGCGAATCTGCTGTTCAACGATCGATATGACAACCATGATCCGGAAAAAGAAACCACTTTGCCGGTATACAACTGGCTTTCCCTTCCACTACGCTGGACGGACTATTTACATCGAAGCAAAGGAGGAAAATGA
- the csm2 gene encoding type III-A CRISPR-associated protein Csm2 — translation MPQPTINRNAQPGRNPYQGSPDHGRPQQGANFAKPTDQDLKAMLDGKNPKGMVDWAERIAKKTLEDRYNPLTTSQIRNIYGTVKKLEMTGNPEDVLPKLILLKPKLAYVVGRNSKVEGLKILRDVLGSAIDLVAESIEPRFQNFCRFFEAILAYHKAEGGK, via the coding sequence ATGCCACAACCTACGATCAACCGAAACGCTCAGCCTGGCAGAAATCCCTATCAGGGAAGCCCGGATCATGGGCGCCCGCAACAGGGCGCCAATTTCGCCAAACCGACCGACCAGGATTTGAAGGCGATGCTGGACGGCAAGAACCCGAAAGGCATGGTCGATTGGGCCGAAAGGATCGCGAAGAAAACGCTGGAAGACAGATACAATCCATTGACCACTTCCCAGATTCGAAACATTTACGGCACCGTCAAGAAACTGGAAATGACCGGAAACCCGGAGGATGTTCTGCCCAAGCTGATCCTGCTCAAACCCAAACTGGCCTATGTGGTCGGCAGAAACAGCAAAGTCGAGGGGTTGAAGATTTTGCGTGATGTGCTGGGCTCAGCCATCGACCTGGTTGCTGAAAGCATAGAGCCGCGTTTTCAAAATTTCTGCCGGTTTTTTGAAGCCATTCTGGCATACCACAAAGCGGAAGGAGGGAAATGA
- the csm3 gene encoding type III-A CRISPR-associated RAMP protein Csm3, with protein MSLEFKKRFFISGTLTTLTGLHIGGNSTEMSIGGADQIVIRDPLTNYPYIPGSSLRGKMRSLLERTTGEMTIKLEGGKSFTHVRDLDAAMASGAAKLASASPSTDPQQLATRLFGVPIDKQGAVSANEIVPQRLVVRDAKLLNPEQLEKARNTDMPMTEVKTEVAIDRITSKANPRQIERVPAGARFGFELILNLYESDDEKAYMNALFGCMELLQDDYLGGHGSRGYGKVRFSVTSITEKQADDYRNSQAARPSLVDIPEALKQTSSADL; from the coding sequence ATGAGCCTTGAATTCAAAAAACGCTTTTTCATCTCCGGAACCCTGACCACCCTCACCGGACTGCATATCGGCGGGAACTCCACGGAAATGAGCATCGGCGGTGCAGACCAGATCGTCATCCGCGACCCCCTCACCAATTATCCCTACATCCCCGGCTCCTCCCTGAGAGGCAAGATGCGAAGCCTGCTGGAAAGAACCACAGGCGAGATGACCATCAAACTCGAAGGCGGAAAATCCTTCACCCATGTTCGGGATCTCGATGCCGCCATGGCTTCCGGTGCCGCGAAACTGGCATCCGCATCCCCTTCGACCGATCCGCAACAGCTTGCCACCCGCCTGTTCGGCGTTCCCATTGACAAGCAGGGTGCCGTATCCGCCAACGAAATTGTTCCCCAGCGGCTGGTCGTCCGGGATGCGAAGCTGCTCAATCCGGAACAATTGGAGAAGGCCCGAAACACCGATATGCCCATGACCGAGGTCAAGACCGAAGTCGCCATCGACCGGATCACCTCCAAGGCCAACCCCCGGCAGATCGAGCGGGTGCCTGCAGGCGCCCGGTTCGGTTTCGAGCTGATTCTGAACCTCTATGAATCCGATGACGAGAAGGCATACATGAATGCCCTGTTCGGCTGCATGGAACTGTTGCAGGATGATTATCTGGGTGGCCACGGCAGCCGGGGATACGGCAAAGTCCGGTTTTCGGTAACGTCCATCACCGAAAAGCAGGCGGACGATTACCGAAACAGCCAGGCGGCCAGGCCCAGCCTGGTCGATATTCCGGAAGCCCTGAAGCAGACCTCCTCCGCCGACCTGTGA